Proteins encoded in a region of the Inquilinus sp. KBS0705 genome:
- a CDS encoding pyridoxamine 5'-phosphate oxidase family protein, translating to MSDWSKTESLKYFRDKIKEVKTAMLTTYSREKGFNSRPMGTADVDEQGNIWFFTDEYSPKVSEISVENTVSLTYSDSDNHTYLSIVAEATVVEDREKMKELWNPFVKAFFPKGLDDPKLTLLKVEPTDVEYWDSSSSSMVVLFNMLKAAVTGKQYDEGKHGKIDL from the coding sequence ATGAGCGATTGGTCGAAAACAGAGAGCCTAAAATATTTCAGGGATAAGATAAAGGAAGTTAAAACAGCCATGCTGACTACTTATAGTCGCGAGAAGGGCTTCAATAGCAGGCCAATGGGCACTGCCGATGTTGATGAACAAGGTAATATTTGGTTCTTTACAGACGAGTACTCGCCTAAAGTGAGCGAAATATCGGTAGAAAACACCGTATCGTTAACCTATTCAGATTCGGATAACCACACCTACCTAAGTATTGTTGCCGAGGCAACTGTGGTAGAAGACAGGGAAAAGATGAAAGAACTTTGGAACCCTTTTGTAAAAGCGTTTTTTCCGAAGGGATTGGATGACCCAAAGCTAACCCTGCTAAAAGTTGAACCCACAGATGTTGAATATTGGGATAGCAGCAGTAGTAGCATGGTAGTATTGTTTAACATGCTTAAAGCGGCCGTAACCGGTAAACAATACGACGAAGGCAAACACGGAAAAATAGATTTATAA
- a CDS encoding DNA-3-methyladenine glycosylase, with protein MKLPESYYHNNNVVAVSRNLIGKYLFTCIDGELTGGYIVETEAYAGVIDKASHSYGGRNTPRTQTMYMQGGISYVYLCYGIHEMFNIVTSVEGQPHAILIRAIQPTDGLNTMLMRRNMETIKPNITKGPGSVAKALGISRKINALSLQSDVIWVEDRGLSFNDSEVAAGPRIGVAYAGDDALLPYRFYVKGNIYVSKPNK; from the coding sequence ATGAAACTACCTGAAAGCTATTACCATAACAACAATGTGGTGGCCGTAAGCCGCAATCTGATAGGTAAATACCTGTTCACTTGTATCGACGGTGAACTTACCGGTGGATATATTGTTGAAACAGAGGCCTACGCAGGGGTTATTGATAAGGCTTCACATTCCTACGGTGGGCGTAATACACCACGCACGCAAACCATGTATATGCAGGGTGGTATATCTTATGTATATTTATGCTACGGTATCCACGAAATGTTTAATATCGTAACATCGGTTGAGGGGCAGCCCCATGCTATTTTAATTAGGGCTATACAACCCACTGATGGGCTGAATACTATGCTAATGCGCCGTAATATGGAGACTATCAAACCAAACATTACAAAAGGACCCGGTTCGGTGGCTAAGGCTTTGGGAATATCGCGCAAAATAAATGCGCTTAGTTTGCAAAGCGATGTGATATGGGTTGAAGACAGGGGACTAAGCTTTAACGACAGCGAAGTAGCAGCGGGACCCCGCATAGGTGTTGCCTATGCAGGCGATGATGCCTTGCTGCCTTACCGCTTTTATGTTAAAGGAAATATTTATGTGAGCAAACCGAACAAATGA
- a CDS encoding alpha/beta hydrolase, whose protein sequence is MRKIYLIAGLGADSRLFKNINLPGEEIVLTNWLIPDPDDTLTSYATKLIQQYHIQPGSVVIGVSLGGMLTVEIAKQVTLEKAILISSIKTDNEAPFYFRVFRKAPIYKFTPKGLFARLGFMIKPLFGKMEPDDQALFKDMLEKSSPVFIKWAMGAVLAWRNAVLIPNLYHIVGDKDLVFPIENIKNTTTVIKGGSHIMIFDKADEINRVLTGILSK, encoded by the coding sequence TCAACCTGCCCGGCGAGGAAATTGTACTTACCAACTGGCTAATACCCGATCCGGATGATACATTAACCAGCTACGCCACCAAACTTATACAGCAATACCATATACAACCGGGATCGGTGGTAATTGGCGTATCCTTAGGCGGAATGCTAACCGTTGAAATAGCCAAACAGGTAACGTTGGAAAAGGCAATCCTGATATCGAGCATTAAAACAGATAACGAGGCGCCTTTTTACTTTAGGGTATTCCGCAAAGCGCCTATATATAAATTTACACCCAAAGGACTGTTTGCACGCTTAGGGTTTATGATAAAGCCCCTGTTTGGTAAAATGGAACCCGACGACCAGGCCCTGTTTAAGGATATGCTGGAAAAATCGTCGCCGGTGTTTATTAAATGGGCTATGGGTGCCGTATTAGCCTGGCGAAATGCGGTACTGATACCCAATTTATACCATATTGTAGGCGATAAAGATCTGGTATTCCCTATCGAAAACATTAAAAACACTACCACGGTTATTAAAGGCGGCAGCCATATTATGATATTTGATAAAGCCGATGAGATAAACCGCGTGTTGACCGGCATACTAAGCAAATGA